One window of the Sphaerochaeta associata genome contains the following:
- a CDS encoding LacI family DNA-binding transcriptional regulator produces the protein MATIKEISRKAGVSATTVANVIHGRTSKVSPATLQKVQAIIESEKYAPNMGAMMLLGNNSRIIGVIMFTEPRHNETVLEDPFSSAILGAMERDIRAAGYYMMLYVSSDEEEVVRLSKAWKMDGLILVWVPGKICSIISSSVDVPLVYIDCFFNDDDHTYYNIGLEDRRGGYEVTKYLLSMGHTNILFLPCNPIFPGGDSERFSGCKEAFTEHGLVLTDEAKRPLPYDRAKREKIYLEITGKDAGYTALVFSSDYYASEALTFLQEQGINVPDDISITGFDDNIFSRLVTPRLTTVHQDSSRKGRLAIEMLMRLLRGEEIEQPRVTLPIYLQIRDSVRKL, from the coding sequence ATGGCTACAATCAAGGAAATCTCCCGTAAGGCCGGGGTGAGTGCTACTACGGTTGCAAATGTCATTCACGGCCGCACCAGCAAAGTCTCCCCTGCCACCCTGCAAAAGGTGCAGGCGATTATTGAATCGGAAAAGTATGCCCCCAATATGGGCGCCATGATGTTGCTGGGCAACAACTCACGAATCATCGGCGTGATCATGTTCACCGAGCCCAGACATAACGAAACCGTGTTGGAAGACCCGTTCTCCTCGGCCATCCTCGGGGCAATGGAGCGTGATATTCGAGCCGCCGGCTACTACATGATGCTCTATGTCTCCAGCGATGAGGAGGAGGTTGTCCGTCTATCCAAGGCTTGGAAGATGGACGGCCTGATTCTTGTCTGGGTCCCGGGCAAGATTTGCAGCATCATCAGCTCAAGCGTCGATGTTCCCTTGGTCTACATTGACTGCTTTTTCAATGACGACGATCACACGTATTATAATATCGGGCTGGAAGACAGACGAGGGGGGTATGAGGTGACGAAGTACCTCCTCTCGATGGGGCACACCAACATACTGTTCCTCCCATGCAACCCCATTTTTCCCGGCGGCGATTCAGAGCGGTTTTCCGGATGCAAGGAGGCTTTTACTGAACACGGCTTGGTTCTCACTGATGAAGCAAAGCGGCCCCTGCCGTACGATCGTGCAAAGCGGGAGAAGATCTATCTTGAAATCACGGGAAAGGATGCGGGTTATACGGCTTTGGTGTTCTCTTCCGATTACTACGCTTCCGAAGCGCTCACTTTCTTGCAGGAACAGGGCATCAATGTTCCCGATGACATCTCCATCACCGGTTTTGACGATAATATCTTCTCTCGTCTGGTAACACCCAGGTTGACCACCGTCCATCAGGATTCGAGCAGAAAAGGGAGGCTTGCCATCGAGATGTTGATGCGCCTGCTCCGTGGAGAAGAAATCGAGCAGCCGAGGGTTACGCTGCCGATATATCTGCAGATACGCGATTCGGTGCGAAAGCTCTAA
- a CDS encoding transporter substrate-binding domain-containing protein, with protein sequence MKKTVAVLVVLLCLTGMLFAQGKQEAPASQAKVLRVAMECGYAPYNWTQTTNANGAVPISGSKEFAYGYDVMMAKLITERLGYDLEIVKLDWDSLVPAVQSGTVDCVIAGQSITSDRMQMVDFTSPYYYASIVCLTNGDSKYASAKGISDLAGGACTSQLGTIWYDTCLPQIPNAKILPAQESAPAMLVALNSKRVDFICTDMPTAKAAIVAYPNMKILDFAGSNDDFAVSEEEINIGISVSKKNPELTKAINSVLDTLIVDDFNAMMESAIAVQPLSN encoded by the coding sequence ATGAAGAAAACTGTTGCTGTTTTGGTCGTACTGCTCTGTCTGACCGGAATGCTGTTCGCCCAAGGGAAGCAGGAAGCCCCCGCTTCACAAGCAAAGGTGCTGAGAGTCGCCATGGAGTGCGGCTATGCACCGTACAACTGGACCCAGACCACCAATGCGAACGGGGCTGTACCCATCTCCGGTTCAAAGGAGTTCGCATACGGCTATGATGTAATGATGGCCAAGCTGATCACCGAGCGCCTGGGCTATGACCTTGAGATTGTAAAGCTGGACTGGGATTCGCTCGTGCCTGCAGTGCAGTCCGGTACGGTGGACTGCGTCATCGCCGGTCAGTCGATCACCTCGGACCGCATGCAGATGGTTGATTTTACCTCCCCGTACTACTATGCCTCGATCGTCTGCCTGACGAACGGTGACAGCAAGTACGCCTCGGCAAAGGGTATCAGCGATCTGGCGGGAGGCGCCTGCACCAGTCAGCTCGGGACCATCTGGTACGACACCTGTCTGCCTCAGATTCCCAATGCAAAGATCCTCCCGGCCCAGGAGTCTGCACCTGCCATGCTGGTTGCCCTGAACAGCAAGCGCGTGGACTTCATCTGTACCGATATGCCTACTGCCAAAGCCGCCATTGTTGCTTACCCGAACATGAAGATTCTCGATTTCGCTGGCTCAAATGATGATTTTGCTGTCAGTGAAGAGGAAATCAACATCGGTATTTCCGTCTCCAAGAAGAACCCTGAGCTGACCAAGGCAATCAACAGCGTACTGGACACCCTCATCGTCGATGACTTCAATGCCATGATGGAGAGCGCCATCGCCGTTCAACCTCTGTCCAACTAA
- a CDS encoding amino acid ABC transporter permease, producing the protein MSISEMNFLQRMLYILEQYSGSLAKGAATTMVIAIVCTALGCVIGFAVGIVQTLEPKKKDNIFYKIILKVIKLLLTAYVELFRGTPMMLQAAFIYYGASQVFGLNLGMWQAAILIVSINTGAYMAETVRGGILSVDIGQTEGAKAIGMNHFQTMLSVILPQALRNIMPQIGNNLIINIKDTCVLSIIGTVELFFTFKSISGALYTYFEAATVILIIYFILTFVSSRILLAWENRMDGPVNFDLATTDTLAFTSGMMRFPRKAKRRK; encoded by the coding sequence ATGTCGATATCTGAAATGAATTTCTTGCAGAGGATGCTCTACATCCTCGAGCAGTACAGCGGCTCCCTTGCAAAAGGGGCCGCTACCACCATGGTAATCGCCATCGTCTGTACGGCCTTGGGATGCGTTATCGGTTTTGCAGTCGGTATCGTCCAGACACTTGAACCAAAGAAGAAGGACAATATTTTCTATAAGATTATCTTGAAAGTCATCAAGCTGCTGCTCACCGCCTATGTAGAACTCTTCCGCGGAACGCCGATGATGTTGCAGGCTGCGTTCATCTACTATGGTGCAAGCCAGGTCTTCGGCCTCAACCTCGGCATGTGGCAGGCGGCGATCCTGATCGTCTCCATCAACACGGGAGCCTATATGGCTGAGACGGTCCGCGGGGGCATCCTGTCCGTCGACATCGGCCAAACCGAGGGTGCAAAGGCCATCGGCATGAATCACTTCCAGACAATGTTGTCCGTCATTCTCCCTCAGGCACTGAGAAACATCATGCCCCAGATCGGCAACAACTTGATCATCAACATCAAGGATACCTGTGTATTGTCCATCATCGGAACCGTCGAGCTCTTCTTCACCTTCAAGAGCATTTCAGGGGCTTTGTATACCTATTTTGAAGCTGCCACGGTCATTCTCATCATATATTTCATCCTGACCTTCGTCTCATCGCGAATCCTGCTTGCATGGGAGAACCGAATGGACGGCCCTGTCAATTTCGACCTTGCCACAACTGATACCCTGGCTTTCACCAGCGGCATGATGCGTTTTCCGCGCAAGGCGAAGAGGAGGAAATAA
- a CDS encoding amino acid ABC transporter ATP-binding protein, which translates to MSEILSIEHLSKRFGENEVLKDINFQVRPGDVTSIIGASGSGKSTLLRCINLLESATSGKILFHGQNILSDHVNEAKYRAKVGMVFQSFNLFNNHTVLSNCMVGQIKVLKKPKEEAYDAALLYLDKVGMTSHINAKPHQLSGGQKQRVAIARALAMQPEILLFDEPTSALDPEMVGEVLDVMKALAKEGTTMLVVTHEMAFARDVSNHVVYMYDGKIEEEGEPKNLFSRPKSPQLKEFLSRFTKTDQSNDAT; encoded by the coding sequence ATGTCTGAAATTCTTAGCATCGAGCATCTTTCAAAACGCTTCGGCGAAAACGAGGTTCTCAAGGACATCAATTTTCAAGTTCGACCCGGGGATGTAACCTCGATCATCGGAGCCTCGGGTTCGGGAAAATCCACGCTGCTTCGATGCATCAACCTTCTGGAGAGCGCCACTTCCGGCAAGATTCTTTTCCACGGACAGAACATCCTCTCAGATCATGTCAACGAGGCGAAATATCGTGCGAAAGTAGGTATGGTCTTCCAATCCTTCAATCTCTTCAACAACCATACAGTGCTCAGCAACTGCATGGTCGGTCAAATCAAGGTGTTGAAGAAACCGAAGGAAGAGGCGTATGATGCAGCACTGCTCTATCTTGACAAGGTAGGCATGACCAGCCACATCAATGCCAAGCCTCATCAGCTCAGCGGCGGTCAGAAACAACGTGTTGCCATCGCCCGCGCCCTGGCGATGCAGCCTGAGATCCTGCTCTTTGATGAACCCACCTCAGCTCTCGACCCCGAGATGGTCGGTGAGGTACTGGACGTCATGAAGGCTTTGGCCAAGGAGGGAACCACCATGCTGGTCGTCACCCACGAGATGGCCTTTGCACGGGATGTCTCCAACCATGTCGTCTACATGTATGATGGGAAAATTGAGGAGGAAGGGGAGCCGAAGAATCTCTTCTCTCGTCCAAAGAGTCCCCAGCTGAAAGAGTTTCTCAGCCGATTCACCAAAACAGACCAATCCAACGATGCAACGTAA
- a CDS encoding metallophosphoesterase codes for MRKRFYMGLITALLALVVGCTTTTTTKAGVHPLWDAGNTRDKIIVLSDIHLGIEDAYAEILENRSHLIEFLNRIAATADVREVVLNGDILDEWYLPLSFNETDRDAFYQEILENNRGVLAAFKNIMDAGIKLVYVVGNHDMSITPASIEEAIPGIVVCSDRLGLGLYRTGDRSEIVIEHGHRYDVFSAPDTITNSHLVSGPTMFPPGYFYARYAADWVISGKPSFTADLPVISTVPDRATNPDQFAAYAYYKTLATEFSRITLGNAFGDALFDIRIDGYNDVYSVKDMFPVLNEQGEISAPVLFPNYQRTWDARQQANGVQKKASFIEAALGALGGDYIETQARLQFEVDKAHSDTSVVLFGHSHIPAFYDYGNNHYYVNTGTWIDHNVNYKEADGSYLARTFAVVTTGPSNQVGVYQYTTDGKLRDIKDLLLSDLV; via the coding sequence ATGAGAAAAAGGTTTTACATGGGGCTTATTACTGCATTGCTTGCGCTGGTAGTGGGCTGTACGACCACTACAACGACTAAGGCAGGTGTCCATCCGCTCTGGGATGCGGGAAATACCCGCGATAAAATCATTGTTCTCAGCGATATTCACCTCGGCATTGAGGATGCATATGCTGAAATTCTGGAAAACCGCTCCCATCTGATCGAATTCCTCAATCGAATCGCCGCTACAGCAGATGTACGGGAAGTGGTGCTCAACGGTGATATCCTGGATGAATGGTACCTGCCTCTCTCCTTCAACGAGACCGACCGTGATGCCTTCTATCAGGAAATTCTCGAGAACAACCGGGGGGTGCTCGCTGCGTTCAAGAACATTATGGATGCAGGAATCAAGCTGGTGTACGTAGTAGGGAATCACGATATGTCCATTACACCGGCGAGCATCGAAGAGGCAATCCCCGGCATTGTTGTCTGCTCCGACCGCCTCGGCCTCGGTCTCTACAGAACCGGGGACCGAAGCGAGATAGTCATCGAGCATGGACATCGCTACGACGTATTCTCAGCCCCGGATACCATCACCAATTCTCATCTGGTAAGTGGTCCCACGATGTTTCCTCCCGGATACTTCTATGCCCGGTATGCAGCCGATTGGGTGATCTCCGGCAAGCCGTCCTTCACAGCCGATCTTCCCGTCATATCAACAGTTCCAGACCGAGCGACGAATCCCGACCAGTTCGCCGCCTATGCCTATTACAAGACTCTTGCTACGGAGTTCAGCCGTATTACCTTGGGCAATGCATTCGGTGATGCGCTGTTCGATATCCGCATCGATGGGTACAACGATGTGTACTCCGTTAAGGATATGTTTCCGGTCCTCAATGAACAAGGCGAGATTTCTGCACCGGTTTTGTTTCCAAACTATCAGAGGACGTGGGATGCCCGTCAGCAGGCGAACGGTGTTCAAAAGAAGGCCAGTTTCATTGAAGCAGCACTCGGAGCACTCGGGGGAGATTACATCGAGACCCAGGCACGCCTGCAATTCGAAGTCGACAAGGCCCATAGCGATACCAGTGTCGTGCTCTTCGGCCACTCTCATATTCCTGCGTTCTACGACTACGGCAACAACCACTACTATGTAAACACCGGTACTTGGATCGACCACAACGTCAATTACAAGGAGGCAGACGGCAGCTACCTCGCCAGAACCTTTGCAGTAGTCACCACCGGTCCTTCCAATCAGGTGGGAGTCTACCAATATACCACCGATGGCAAGCTTCGTGATATCAAGGATCTGCTTCTCTCGGACCTTGTGTAA
- a CDS encoding MarR family winged helix-turn-helix transcriptional regulator, protein MELSWMGRYRNLVGQLTRYANIYVRGYNIELGGEDGVFLSAQSWQVLECIIEHEDEVLKMAELSRCLGMPQSTFSKYVKRLVQQHLVERYKKTDNQKEIILRPSAFGREFYSSKSKGLLELGYKQMFGLLENLSDDDLEAVVAAVQNLADHLDRDTDDFSKTRLIKL, encoded by the coding sequence ATGGAATTGAGCTGGATGGGGCGGTATAGGAATCTCGTAGGCCAGTTGACCAGATATGCCAACATCTATGTCCGTGGCTATAATATTGAGCTGGGAGGGGAGGATGGAGTGTTTCTCTCCGCCCAGAGCTGGCAGGTCTTGGAGTGCATCATCGAACATGAGGATGAAGTTCTGAAGATGGCGGAACTTTCCCGTTGTCTCGGTATGCCTCAGAGCACGTTTTCCAAATATGTGAAACGCCTTGTACAGCAACATCTGGTTGAACGGTACAAAAAAACGGATAACCAAAAAGAAATCATCCTGCGGCCGTCGGCTTTTGGCAGGGAGTTCTACAGCAGCAAGAGCAAGGGGCTGCTGGAACTCGGGTACAAACAGATGTTCGGCCTCTTGGAGAATCTTTCGGACGATGATCTCGAAGCAGTGGTTGCAGCCGTGCAGAATCTCGCCGATCATTTGGACCGTGATACCGACGATTTTTCCAAAACCCGTTTGATCAAGCTCTGA
- a CDS encoding alpha/beta hydrolase: MKTSKNWMLLYLAIILMVGGSLVGAWVNAGFGRVKVEEVSIWHAPGFKVSAYLYTPKANTGKAPAILAIHGLNNQKNHMANTALEFARRGYVVLSMDMSGHGRSTAKNLDHGAGGPAGLAYLRSLPNVDTQNIGIVGMSQGGFAGAMGAITSNPDGYSSVFFMESEVNAPGSMDLSAAPLVKNAAFNIGTVTELGVMIFIGKGSDAPVSPVLQPLFNTTDPIEVGKVYGSIEEGTARILYQPWENHAGATDSIPAIANALEWMQLTLEGGNGLSARNQIWPVKLIGTALALFGAMLFLFPMGSLLLETRYFNDLKEKLPEYRGYEGRSWWIGALLTTAIGPLLYLFVWNHMFFVPWITPNRLWPQNFTNVYMVWSMLCGGIAVVLMILGHYTQLKKKGATVAHYGLTDSSRTFDGMKILKSLGFAICTLLPVYLILVFVDGVWKVDFRAWVVTLLPFTGKRFLAFLGYLVPFALYFIPQGIVLAGFQRPKQGKLGLGREMAINAVVMTLGAVVWLLFLYVPLMVGGSIIFGSNPLIQTAAGMGGIYYIPLLVLWPLVACIYTYFFRKTGRVYAGAGIATLFIVWYLSAAGSFAVML, encoded by the coding sequence ATGAAAACAAGCAAGAACTGGATGTTGCTCTATCTGGCGATCATACTCATGGTTGGCGGTAGTCTGGTAGGAGCATGGGTGAATGCAGGGTTTGGGAGGGTGAAGGTCGAAGAGGTCTCCATTTGGCATGCACCGGGCTTCAAGGTAAGCGCCTACCTGTATACGCCCAAGGCCAATACCGGAAAAGCCCCGGCAATCCTTGCCATTCATGGGTTGAATAATCAAAAGAACCATATGGCGAATACTGCGCTGGAATTTGCGCGAAGAGGATATGTGGTTCTCTCCATGGATATGAGCGGTCATGGAAGATCCACCGCCAAGAATCTCGACCATGGGGCCGGAGGTCCCGCCGGCCTTGCATATCTTCGAAGCCTGCCGAATGTTGATACGCAGAATATCGGTATAGTCGGGATGTCCCAAGGAGGGTTTGCAGGAGCGATGGGTGCAATCACCTCGAATCCCGATGGCTACTCATCGGTGTTCTTCATGGAGTCCGAGGTGAATGCACCGGGGTCCATGGACCTCTCGGCCGCCCCCTTGGTTAAAAATGCAGCCTTCAATATTGGAACGGTTACCGAGCTTGGCGTGATGATATTCATCGGCAAGGGTTCTGATGCTCCCGTATCACCGGTATTGCAGCCGTTGTTCAATACTACCGATCCCATCGAGGTCGGAAAGGTGTATGGGTCCATCGAAGAAGGAACAGCAAGAATACTCTATCAGCCTTGGGAGAACCATGCAGGTGCTACAGATTCCATTCCGGCTATTGCAAATGCCTTGGAGTGGATGCAACTGACGCTTGAAGGTGGAAACGGGCTCTCTGCGCGCAATCAGATTTGGCCTGTCAAGCTTATCGGTACGGCCCTTGCATTATTTGGTGCAATGCTGTTCCTCTTTCCGATGGGTTCATTGCTTCTTGAAACCCGGTATTTCAACGATTTGAAGGAGAAACTCCCGGAGTACCGCGGGTATGAGGGTAGAAGTTGGTGGATCGGTGCGTTGCTCACCACCGCCATCGGGCCACTGCTGTATCTGTTTGTTTGGAATCACATGTTTTTTGTGCCTTGGATTACTCCAAACAGACTCTGGCCTCAGAATTTCACCAATGTATATATGGTTTGGTCGATGCTCTGCGGCGGTATAGCCGTTGTTCTCATGATATTGGGGCATTACACCCAATTGAAGAAGAAAGGAGCTACAGTCGCGCACTATGGATTGACCGACTCTTCACGTACATTCGACGGGATGAAAATCTTGAAATCCCTAGGCTTTGCAATATGCACCCTCCTGCCTGTTTACCTGATTCTCGTATTCGTTGACGGGGTATGGAAGGTGGATTTCAGGGCTTGGGTTGTCACCCTGCTTCCATTCACGGGGAAACGGTTTTTAGCCTTTCTTGGGTACTTGGTTCCTTTTGCTCTCTATTTCATACCGCAAGGAATCGTGTTGGCTGGTTTCCAAAGACCGAAGCAGGGCAAGCTTGGTTTAGGCAGGGAGATGGCGATCAATGCCGTTGTGATGACATTGGGAGCGGTTGTTTGGCTGCTCTTCCTGTATGTACCGCTTATGGTGGGTGGATCCATTATCTTTGGCTCGAATCCTCTGATTCAGACAGCTGCCGGGATGGGAGGCATCTACTACATCCCCTTGTTGGTTCTCTGGCCGCTTGTTGCCTGCATCTACACGTATTTCTTCCGCAAGACCGGCAGGGTGTATGCAGGGGCCGGCATCGCAACACTTTTCATTGTCTGGTACCTGAGTGCTGCCGGTTCCTTTGCAGTCATGCTGTAG
- a CDS encoding GGDEF domain-containing phosphodiesterase, with product MHYVTVALLSSILMLSILIDVLRFPLLRKDRGSRFFSELTITYSLYIILTLLLVSAQQGLVIYPVLIHRLVWTLHALAIPFLLSAWMHFNAVNVMDDPKLVGILSLIHDIPLAVLTVLAFRDVPRQQFYPLNQAFVHLLPSSGSTYIIALSWFFCFAMLMPTLGHRKNLQGSFLFISLLLPLCFGVSLISLQTTHSPLMFMLVNAFMLVLYYLIGQRDSVTFDSLSGLPNEALLQRKLIRIFRFQSPHTLIFLDIENFEYFSSLHGAPTAEQVLVGIGTFLKTMAASNEAFRLEGSRFCLCLPSKDGRLAGSVVQAVRQRMTQGWQVEGELLFVQVNFGVLHIPSHASTLAEYDQARKRVLSEITSVRKQPVFIFTKQDAFDQQRRMNVLSALRSSIRNPEQVMVHYQPIYDVATGRMVSAEALMRIKDEHLGFLPPSQFISLAEQSGLIVHLTKILLSKVCTLVRKNLGECALEYISVNLSGEDFNSSHIAGSLISIIEQEQIAPKKIGFEITESVALRSYEKVSQVMLELSLRDIKFALDDFGTGYSNLKALMDLPYAYVKFDKSVIHAAMADPAMLALLVDMLHTLGKVLIAEGVETEQQLEMVKSVGIERVQGFYYAKPMEEQAFLEMVG from the coding sequence ATGCATTATGTTACAGTCGCACTGCTTTCGAGCATCCTGATGCTTTCGATTCTCATCGATGTTCTCAGGTTCCCGCTTTTACGCAAGGATAGGGGAAGCAGGTTCTTCTCGGAGTTGACCATCACCTATTCGTTGTACATCATCCTCACGTTGCTGCTGGTATCAGCACAACAAGGTCTTGTAATCTACCCGGTTCTCATCCATCGGCTTGTTTGGACCTTGCATGCGCTGGCGATTCCATTTCTCCTCTCTGCCTGGATGCACTTCAATGCAGTCAATGTGATGGATGATCCCAAATTAGTTGGCATCCTCTCCCTGATCCACGACATTCCCCTCGCTGTTTTGACTGTTCTTGCATTTCGGGACGTTCCCAGGCAACAGTTCTATCCTTTGAATCAGGCGTTCGTGCATCTGCTTCCTTCTTCTGGAAGCACGTATATCATTGCACTCTCCTGGTTCTTTTGTTTTGCCATGCTCATGCCAACCCTGGGCCATCGCAAGAACCTCCAAGGGTCGTTTCTGTTCATCTCCCTGCTGTTGCCCTTGTGCTTCGGAGTCTCCTTGATATCGCTTCAGACGACCCATTCCCCCTTGATGTTCATGCTGGTTAATGCATTCATGCTGGTGTTGTACTACTTGATAGGCCAACGGGACTCAGTCACCTTCGACAGTCTTTCCGGCCTTCCCAACGAAGCATTGCTTCAGCGTAAACTCATCCGCATCTTCCGCTTTCAATCACCTCATACGCTCATCTTTTTGGATATCGAGAACTTCGAGTATTTCAGCTCGCTCCATGGAGCCCCGACAGCCGAGCAAGTGCTTGTCGGGATTGGTACATTTCTGAAAACCATGGCTGCTTCGAATGAGGCGTTCCGACTGGAAGGCAGCAGGTTTTGTCTTTGTCTTCCATCGAAGGACGGCAGGCTTGCCGGCTCGGTGGTTCAGGCGGTCAGGCAGCGCATGACCCAAGGTTGGCAGGTGGAGGGAGAGCTGCTGTTCGTACAAGTCAACTTCGGTGTGCTGCACATCCCAAGCCATGCTTCTACGCTTGCAGAGTACGATCAGGCACGCAAACGGGTGCTCTCCGAAATAACTTCGGTACGCAAGCAGCCCGTATTCATCTTTACCAAGCAGGATGCTTTCGACCAGCAACGTCGGATGAACGTCTTGTCCGCACTCCGATCCTCGATCCGCAATCCCGAGCAGGTGATGGTGCACTATCAACCCATCTACGATGTTGCAACAGGCCGGATGGTTTCGGCTGAAGCATTGATGAGGATCAAGGATGAACATCTGGGGTTTTTGCCTCCCTCCCAGTTCATCAGCCTTGCCGAACAATCGGGGTTGATCGTTCATCTTACCAAGATTCTCCTCTCGAAAGTCTGCACCTTGGTCAGGAAAAATCTGGGCGAGTGTGCTTTGGAGTACATTTCGGTGAATTTGAGCGGCGAGGATTTCAATTCGAGCCATATTGCAGGTTCATTGATCTCCATTATCGAGCAAGAGCAAATCGCCCCCAAAAAGATCGGCTTTGAGATCACCGAATCGGTGGCCCTCCGCTCATATGAAAAAGTTTCACAGGTGATGCTTGAGCTCTCGCTTAGGGACATCAAGTTCGCCCTTGACGATTTCGGTACGGGGTATTCCAACCTGAAGGCGTTGATGGACCTGCCGTACGCCTATGTGAAATTCGATAAGAGCGTCATCCATGCAGCCATGGCCGATCCTGCCATGCTTGCCTTGCTTGTCGATATGCTGCACACCTTGGGCAAGGTGCTTATCGCCGAAGGAGTGGAAACCGAACAGCAGTTGGAAATGGTCAAGAGCGTGGGTATCGAGCGTGTACAGGGATTTTACTACGCAAAACCCATGGAGGAGCAAGCGTTCCTGGAGATGGTAGGATAG